The Miscanthus floridulus cultivar M001 chromosome 17, ASM1932011v1, whole genome shotgun sequence genome has a window encoding:
- the LOC136518183 gene encoding probable calcium-binding protein CML15 translates to MHSRKRKRKAAASHGLQGPCLHRSSRARRRPGSCGGAKGARARGLGSGIGQPGGQPKPPVSIQGGTRALARAGRALAGPARPLSVARTTPPRPLPLAAEELASVLRALGALPGPWEVRRMMDEMDSDRDGFVDLAEFVAFHCSNGEEEGREDATAAKLREAFRIYNADRNGLNSARELRRVLRQLGRAAGCAHRSAGRQAALAGMCWIIKAQPV, encoded by the exons ATGCACAGCAGGAAAAGGAAGAGGAAAGCGGCGGCTAGCCATGGCCTGCAGGGCCCGTGCCTGCACCGCTCTTCACGCGCTCGCCGGCGGCCAGGGAGCTGCGGCGGGGCCAAGGGCGCCCGCGCCAGGGGACTGGGCAGCGGCATCGGACAGCCAGGAGGGCAGCCC AAACCACCGGTTTCTATCCAGGGCGGCACGCGTGCGCtcgcccgcgccggccgcgccctCGCCGGCCCCGCTCGCCCGCTCTCGGTCGCGCGGACCACGCCGCCGCGCCCGCTCCCGCTCGCCGCGGAGGAGCTGGCGTCCGTGCTGCGAGCGCTGGGCGCGCTGCCGGGGCCCTGGGAGGTGCGGCGCATGATGGACGAGATGGACTCCGACCGCGACGGCTTCGTGGACCTCGCCGAGTTCGtcgccttccattgcagcaacgGGGAGGAGGAGGGCAGGGAGGACGCCACCGCGGCCAAGCTGCGGGAGGCGTTCCGCATCTACAACGCCGACCGCAACGGGCTGAACTCCGCGCGGGAGCTCCGCCGCGTCCTGCGCCAGCTCGGCCGAGCTGCAGGCTGCGCTCACCGTAGCGCTGGCCGACAGGCCGCGCTCGCCGGTATGTGCTGGATAATTAAAGCACAGCCTGTATAA